Proteins encoded in a region of the Anopheles aquasalis chromosome 2, idAnoAquaMG_Q_19, whole genome shotgun sequence genome:
- the LOC126572841 gene encoding ankyrin repeat domain-containing protein 12 → MYACQQGLTGDILKELRQKPSAVHRRDRSNKSALHYCSSAQDIAAAASVAMVAPELIESADEDGFTPLHLAVIQGNLQLVNLLLANGADVNALDNEGHSVVHWATVCGEVEALRAVLSSGADVSTPDINGGSPLHYAAQMCGANYEGKTARASAKLALEILSTLLSHPDTSVEVEDKDGRQPLLWAASAGSAKAVLALIKAGAHVESADKDGLTALHCAASRGHTECIDTLINLCGAHTDQIDSNGCTALHYAVTLGHADATSLLLKLDADPNRQDRKGRTPAHCGCAKGQMETVKILHAKRGNLWLRNAKGDLPVHDAACSGRRQLVQWLLQMKPKHINTTSNDGRTLLHIAAGHDNVDMCKLLLELGADINLLYRPTSKSASLTPLDYALAKGYRSTAKYLQMQGGLPANKLRLSGRQQKILPDIDRVEPLKLTEKEELIDLKTSKRYIVYLNSNSDSETQDDRAHRKSRHKRKGSRGGNRRTSSCSDSVYLYRDGTVDISRSRSNAELNRSDGHHRSSVRHRRTSSSSSTVSSSESSSDGCCRHVRRKHKCYKKCSSKRGHSRDRQKDRESRDAVASSEQLSPRRGDKSEPPLKEYEFKYAERKDGGPRKPGERCGKIVLKQIHSGSSENDSPTAGGAGAGLRFSSDRNGRGVHLGLPTAQQQQQLQHGMFDPSGAGGLCDFLDDPGSPRTPPRAEFNIRPKEPDTKSEGKSSDSGSTTKKKKGKGTGKKTGKTGKSTKKTESPSEEEAVKQSSTEIVTEAQVHPVPATVAEPMMSKSTEDDGAATDATYTIEQKTRSDIEGLSESELPKSSSVAETIEEVRDEQAADGLAAGRPPEFRKDRSKLKSAKSDSSKSRSKSESSDKEGTVKGKSVPVKPAPVVEEPAPPPPAPPPSPPLPEPEPEPPVEPPAPPPPSPPLPVMQEPEPEPESLPEMTPAKESLEESREHLSSLDAMMREDERAFDNESLIAEESLPPLIEPEEPVEPVVEVSKIPEPTPVIEEQQQEEDKSTTEQTEDSSSPSKSSEDTEQASVVEEPPKPKTPEPEEPPPKPVEETPPPPAQPKERPKLRRSMESKMESVEEEQPAKSPGSPPKKIDQEKVDQTRGFFVSLEESEQNEQKKKLKVKKKPRLKEEQELEQEQQSSKDQDSGFEPSPQAVRSKPTIFDRPTHTATLPRRSAFTMVEERAVSSRPEGRKPGDKNAVNMTTVQQSIHRNIRRYYMERKIFQHLLELKSLQIRSTKVNESVLVKRAVDDYHKSTIELGYETGSTLKRYPYTEYSFRNFELFLYDTLKTLQKKETYNFQNISEVYDEAERRLSPDVSRYERALNCTTKTHRCLHATHAYTGIPCAAYIPMMNHHTIPKLGFGAYKSSAGSGGGVGSFFLPKILTHSTDRGCPAGKVALELTHGNSKQVITLPSETLDSNKRYYVTFTLNPNAPADGAPSASSSSPFAGVPASGSGQQPNAAATESATEPAPPDPDAQDNAQRSAQQQQQQHRQQSPAASAIPSAEQPPAGRYQQQHGIQPPTESQSSQSRTLPSVDRSGSVAPT, encoded by the exons CCCAGTGCCGTACACCGACGGGATAGGAGCAACAAAAGTGCCTTACACTACTGCAGCAGCGCCCAGGATattgctgccgccgccagcgTTGCCATGGTGGCACCCGAGCTGATCGAGTCGGCCGACGAGGACGGCTTCACGCCGCTACACCTGGCTGTGATACAGGGGAACCTCCAGCTGgtcaacctgctgctggccaacggGGCCGACGTCAATGCGCTCGACAATGAGGGCCACTCGGTCGTACACTGGGCCACCG TATGCGGTGAGGTGGAAGCACTGCGTGCGGTACTGTCGTCCGGTGCCGATGTTTCCACGCCGGACATCAACGGTGGTAGCCCGCTGCACTATGCGGCCCAGATGTGTGGGGCCAACTACGAGGGCAAGACGGCCCGTGCCTCGGCGAAGCTGGCCCTCGAGATCCTGAGCACGCTGCTCAGCCATCCTGATACTTCGGTCGAAGTAGAGGACAAGGATGGCCGGCAGCCGCTACTGTGGGCCGCATCCGCCGGCTCGGCCAAGGCTGTACTGGCTTTGATCAAAGCCGGAGCTCACGTCGAAAGTGCCGACAA GGACGGACTGACGGCGTTGCATTGTGCGGCGTCCCGTGGCCACACCGAGTGTATCGATACGCTCATCAACCTGTGCGGTGCGCACACGGATCAGATCGACTCGAACGGGTGTACGGCGTTGCACTACGCGGTAACACTCGGTCATGCCGATGCGACCTcactgctgctgaagctggaCGCCGATCCGAATCGACAGGACCGGAAAGGCCGCACACCGGCTCACTGCGGTTGTGCCAAGGGCCAGATGGAGACGGTGAAGATATTGCACGCGAAGAGAGGAAATCTGTGGTTGCGCAACGCCAAGGGTGACTTACCGGTGCATGATGCAGCTTGTTCCGGTCGCCGACAGTTGGTGCAGTGGTTGCTGCAGATGAAACCGAAGCACATCAACACAACGAGCAACGATGGCCGCACGCTGCTGCACATAGCGGCTGGCCATGACAATGTGGACATGtgtaagctgctgctggagctgggtGCTGACATTAACCTGCTTTATCGACCGACCTCGAAGAGTGCTTCGCTGACACCACTCGATTACGCGTTGGCCAAGGGTTACCGGTCGACGGCCAAGTATCTGCAGATGCAGGGTGGACTTCCGGCGAACAAACTGCGGCTGTCCGGGCGCCAACAGAAGATCCTGCCCGACATTGATCGCGTGGAACCGCTGAAGCTgacggagaaggaggaactAATCGATCTGAAGACGTCCAAGCGGTACATCGTCTACCTGAACTCGAACTCCGACTCGGAAACGCAAGATGACCGGGCACACCGGAAGAGTCGCCACAAGCGGAAAGGTAGCCGGGGTGGGAATCGGCGCACGAGCAGCTGCAGTGACTCGGTGTACCTGTACCGTGATGGCACCGTGGACATTAGCCGATCGCGTAGCAATGCCGAACTGAACCGGAGCGATggtcatcatcgatcgtcggTAAGGCACCGGCGTACCAGCAGCTCTTCCTCAACGGTCAGCTCCAGTGAATCGTCATCCGATGGCTGTTGCCGGCATGTACGCCGGAAGCACAAATGCTACAAAAAGTGTTCTTCCAAGCGGGGCCACTCGCGTGATCGACAAAAAGATCGTGAGTCGCGTGATGCGGTGGCATCGTCGGAACAGTTGTCACCGCGTCGTGGCGACAAATCGGAACCACCGCTCAAGGAGTACGAGTTCAAGTACGCGGAACGGAAGGATGGTGGACCGAGAAAGCCGGGTGAACGGTGTGGCAAGATCGTGCTGAAGCAAATCCACAGTGGTTCGTCCGAGAACGATTCACCGACGGCCGGCGGTGCGGGCGCTGGACTTCGGTTTAGCTCGGACCGGAATGGGCGCGGTGTACACTTGGGGCTTCCGactgcgcagcagcagcagcagctacagcatgGCATGTTCGATCCTTCCGGTGCCGGGGGGTTGTGTGATTTTTTAGATGATCCCGGATCACCGAGGACACCACCGCGGGCTGAGTTCAACATACGGCCGAAGGAACCGGACACGAAAAGTGAGGGCAAATCGTCGGATTCCGgctcgacgacgaagaagaagaaggggaagggcACGGGTAAGAAGACGGGAAAGACGGGAAAGTCAACGAAGAAGACGGAATCGCCGAGCGAGGAGGAAGCGGTGAAGCAGAGCTCGACGGAGATCGTTACCGAGGCGCAGGTACATCCGGTGCCGGCAACGGTGGCCGAACCGATGATGAGTAAGTCAACcgaggatgatggtgcggcGACGGATGCGACGTACACGATCGAACAGAAGACACGGTCCGACATCGAGGGTCTCAGTGAGTCGGAGCTGCCCAAGAGCAGCTCGGTAGCGGAAACGATCGAAGAGGTACGGGATGAGCAGGCCGCTGACGGGCTGGCTGCGGGCAGACCGCCGGAGTTCCGCAAGGATCGCTCGAAGCTCAAGTCGGCGAAAAGTGACTCCAGCAAAAGTCGTTCCAAATCGGAGTCGTCGGATAAGGAGGGTACGGTGAAAGGGAAATCGGTGCCAGTGAAACCAGCGCCGGTGGTTGaggaaccagcaccaccaccaccagctcctcctccatcgccacctttaccagaaccggaaccggagccgcCAGTGGAaccaccagctccaccaccaccctcaccaccactgccTGTCATGCAAGAACCCGAACCGGAACCAGAATCACTGCCAGAGATGACTCCGGCGAAGGAGTCGTTGGAAGAATCGCGGGAGCACCTGAGTTCGCTGGATGCCATGATGCGAGAGGATGAACGGGCGTTCGATAATGAATCGCTGATAGCGGAGGAATCGCTACCACCGTTGATCGAACCGGAGGAACCAGTGGAACCAGTGGTGGAGGTATCGAAAATCCCAGAACCTACGCCCGTCATCGAGGAACAACAGCAAGAGGAGGACAAGAGCAcaacggagcaaacggaggACAGCAGCTCACCGTCGAAATCGAGCGAAGACACGGAACaggcgtcggtggtggaggagccaCCGAAACCCAAgactccggaaccggaagaaccaccaccgaagccGGTGGAAGaaactcctccaccaccagcacagccGAAAGAAAGGCCCAAGCTGCGAAGGTCCATGGAATCGAAGATGGAAAGCGTTGAGGAGGAGCAACCGGCCAAGAGTCCGGGTTCGCCACCGAAAAAGATCGATCAGGAGAAGGTGGACCAGACGCGCGGGTTCTTCGTGAGTTTGGAAGAATCGGAGCAGAatgaacagaagaagaagctgaaggtgaagaagaaaccaCGGTtgaaggaggaacaggaactggaacaggagcagcagagcagcaaggATCAGGATTCGGGCTTCGAGCCAAGTCCACAGGCGGTCCGTAGCAAGCCCACCATCTTCGATCGACCGACGCACACGGCCACACTGCCACGAAGGTCCGCCTTTACGATGGTGGAAGAGCGGGCCGTTAGCTCGCGACCGGAGGGCCGGAAACCGGGCGACAAAAATGCTGTCAACATGACGACGGTCCAGCAATCGATACATCGCAACATTCGAAG ATATTATATGGAAAGAAAGATTTTCCAACACTTGTTAGAACTGAAAAGCTTGCAAATACGATCGACGAAAGTGAACGAatcggtgctggtgaagcGGGCCGTAGACGACTACCACAAGTCGACGATCGAGCTCGGCTACGAGACGGGCAGCACGCTCAAGCGGTACCCCTACACGGAGTACTCGTTCCGCAACTTTGAGCTCTTCCTATACGACACGCTGAAAACgctgcagaagaaggaaacgtACAACTTCCAAAACATCTCGGAGGTGTATGATGAG GCCGAACGGCGGCTCAGTCCCGATGTCAGCCGGTACGAGCGAGCCCTCAACTGTACCACCAAAACCCATCGCTGCCTGCATGCGACCCACGCCTACACGGGCATCCCGTGTGCCGCCTACA TACCAATGATGAATCATCACACGATACCGAAGCTGGGCTTCGGTGCGTACAAATCGAGTGCGGGCTCGGGTGGTGGCGTGGGGAGCTTCTTCCTGCCCAAAATCCTGACACACTCGACCGACCGCGGCTGCCCGGCCGGAAAGGTGGCCCTCGAGTTGACGCACGGTAACAGTAAGCAGGTCATTACACTGCCATCGGAGACACTCGATAGCAATAAGCGATACTACGTAACGTTTACCCTCAATCCGAACGCTCCCGCTGATGGTGCACCGTCCGCTTCGTCCTCTTCTCCGTTCGCAGGCGTCCccgcatccggatccggccaGCAGCCCAACGCAGCAGCCACAGAGTCAGCCACagagccagcaccaccagatcCTGATGCCCAAGATAACGCTCAGCGctcagcacaacaacaacaacaacagcaccgacAGCAGTCCCCTGCAGCGTCCGCGATTCCTTCCGCCGAACAGCCTCCAGCGGggcggtaccagcagcagcacggcattCAGCCCCCTACCGAGTCACAATCGTCCCAGTCCCGTACCCTTCCCT